In Carya illinoinensis cultivar Pawnee chromosome 7, C.illinoinensisPawnee_v1, whole genome shotgun sequence, the following are encoded in one genomic region:
- the LOC122316379 gene encoding protein FAR1-RELATED SEQUENCE 5-like → MKNFGWSSDSDDVEILTSRNFPTEEETVEEQCNVNLEDGDGDNVEDGEDGEDGDGVNLISTSSSGLFEPFIGKEFDEVEDAQAFYKALMKMGVWAVAFEQMQDQEHLAHGYNKYPDFQKEFHHCIHDTITPEEFEDEWVSILVKYGLACNDWMQNLYNRREKWVPAYLRTTFCAGMSTTQRSESMNKFFKDYVRSSTMVSDFVHQYEKALSARYFKEKEKDVRTKSSNPILRTCWKIEEETVKVYTRKSFNIFQEELFNCQRYKMIKVQQYEESKMYEVAPNGKDGRIYYVTLDSRQTQAICTCHKFEFLGILCRHILCVFMKKSNLDMLPHHYVLERWTINAKSRAILEIPNSEGPFPTREDPILRKSHLMMQFYDIAELGSQSRFKMNQLSLALDKVHKELLSMENIGEQNLEAGDMSCVDSPMIKSQVISNFFQILQDPQRMPTKGRPKSLRSKNLRETQSVKKRRCGICKVEGHTRNNCPSLGDIGNINDNISQKMYFDTYNLVSVDIEAAIRKKVT, encoded by the exons ATGAAGAATTTTGGGTGGAGTTCAGATAGTGATGATGTTGAGATACTAACGAGTAGAAATTTTCCTACTGAGGAAGAAACTGTGGAAGAGCAATGTAATGTGAATTTagaagatggagatggagataaTGTGGAAGATGGAGAAGACGgagaagatggagatggagtCAATTTAATTTCCACTTCTAGTAGTGGACTTTTTGAACCATTCATTGGGAAGGAGTTTGATGAAGTTGAGGACGCCCAAGCATTTTATAAAGC GTTGATGAAAATGGGAGTATGGGCAGTTGCTTTTGAGCAGATGCAAGATCAAG AACATTTGGCACATGGCTATAACAAATATCCAGACTTTCAAAAAGAGTTCCATCATTGTATCCATGATACTATTACACCTGAAGAGTTTGAGGATGAATGGGTTTCAATACTGGTGAAGTATGGTCTAGCATGTAATGATTGGATGCAAAATCTTTACAATCGACGGGAGAAGTGGGTTCCGGCTTACTTGCGAACCACATTTTGTGCAGGTATGTCAACCACACAAAGGAGTGAgagtatgaataaattttttaaggatTATGTGCGATCGAGCACGATGGTGAGTGACTTCGTTCATCAGTACGAGAAAGCCTTAAGTGCACGGTACTTtaaggagaaagaaaaggatGTGAGAACGAAATCGTCTAACCCGATTTTGAGAACATGTTggaaaattgaagaagagacGGTCAAAGTGTAtacaaggaaatctttcaatatatttcaaGAAGAGCTATTCAATTGTCAACGGTACAAAATGATAAAAGTTCAGCAATATGAAGAATCCAAGATGTATGAGGTAGCACCTAACGGTAAAGATGGTCGGATTTATTATGTGACTTTGGACAGTAGACAAACTCAGGCAATATGTACCTGTCATAAGTTTGAGTTTCTTGGAATTCTTTGTAGGCATATCTTATGTGTCTTCATGAAGAAATCAAACTTAGATATGTTGCCACATCACTATGTTCTAGAGCGATGGACCATCAATGCTAAGAGCAGAGCTATCCTTGAAATACCAAATTCCGAGGGCCCTTTTCCAACACGAGAAGATCCAATATTGCGAAAAAGCCATTTGATGATGCAGTTTTACGATATTGCCGAACTTGGCTCTCAATCAAGGTTTAAAATGAACCAATTATCTCTTGCCTTGGATAAGGTACACAAGGAATTGCTTTCGATGGAAAATATTGGAGAACAAAATTTAGAAGCTGGAGATATGTCATGTGTAGATTCCCCTATGATAAAATCACAAGTAATATcaaattttttccaaattttacaAGATCCTCAACGGATGCCGACGAAAGGAAGACCAAAATCTTTGAGATCAAAAAACTTGAGAGAGACTCAATCAGTGAAGAAACGGCGATGTGGCATTTGCAAGGTTGAGGGCCATACGAGGAACAACTGCCCTTCGTTGGG GGATATTGGAAATATAAATGATAACATATCACAAAAG ATGTATTTTGATACTTACAACTTAGTATCCGTGGACATAGAAGCAGCCATTCGGAAAAAAGTtacttaa
- the LOC122316866 gene encoding probable ubiquitin-like-specific protease 2B, whose product MKSSPRRAFDVFDFKEEDELPELEAGRKFLEKFKNPNLDDHAVLKYEFLECAAHGEEANIERKEDGRIHCVDVDASGCDRSCDNAESYTPLHPEEENFAQKEELSVLDTGLHSSSVSQEHPDFTLETNKSRNFPSELERKDSCLEAPPPGKGQIDYDLLKSPSCSNDPVDVASDADESMNGNSPSSPTSEIADDGVSLNGYASDHCFGSMEMDDIYMEVVLCPDYVIYRDIYCTAPLLTFSRSCIKISGSTPRENEGTFEFECGVDDLIDIGCQWMRRVDNVTIKLRVIAKDVAQTNNVCSTSGIEELKIAVVDPNWSHKQELITSMNVKYMAVWNVMVDTDLGMDGDELHGQRRYFPNFDQPFEDVVYPKGDPDAVSISKRDVDLLQPETFINDTIIDFYIKYLKNRIQPEDKHHFHFFNSFFFRKLADMDKDPTSASDGRAAFLRVRKWTRKVDIFEKDYIFIPINFNLHWSLIVICHPGEVARLEDEDLEKSPKISCILHMDSIKGSHTGIKNLIQSYLWEEWKERQKETREDISSKFLNLRFVSLELPQQENSFDCGLFLLHYLELFLAEAPDNFSPFKIINPSKFLNVNWFSPAEASLKRTLIQRLIFGLLKSSPEVSSAACSDEEAPPEFPVNNKNETCLEFLSGRGSPSIDHQDNISSCQAQPGLEMTLLSASSMSSQCVNNSGLVLKEFLESGATAGSLLGQYSSFDHPSSYYRLNSAISPSEDDAENSDRFVYLPSGDGGFQQIVGMTPQAHGVPYSSKAFRGETSYSLGISVQEEHDNLESSSETSNCSSDDSDVGIIENLPVGEDVGTSQKEETNEGRPPSTDNMECLTESLVSAASMLLDASAVEGFQDPDKMCDGNGDSDQVPTNQENPVPGLLDSDIIDNREVACDNVPMNADDQVAESCGQRAAKRPRLTPPEDACENAPMTGDDQVA is encoded by the exons ATGAAGAGCTCGCCACGTAGAGCTTTCGACGTGTTCGATTTCAAGGAAGAGGATGAACTCCCTGAATTGGAGGCCGGAAGAAAATTCCTCGAGAAATTTAAAAACCCCAATCTCGATGATCATGCCGTGTTGAAGTACGAGTTTCTCGAATGCG CTGCCCACGGAGAGGAAGCCAACATTGAAAGAAAAGAGGACGGCCGTATACATTGTGTAGATGTTGATGCAAGTGGCTGTGACCGTAGTTGTGACAATGCTGAATCATATACCCCTCTACACCCAGAGGAAGAGAACTTTGCCCAAAAGGAAGAGTTGTCTGTGCTGGATACTGGTCTGCATTCCAGTTCTGTTAGTCAAGAACATCCTGATTTTACATTAGAAACTAACAAATCCAGAAATTTCCCTTCTGAATTGGAGAGAAAAGATTCATGTCTTGAAGCTCCTCCACCAGGGAAAGGCCAGATAGATTATGACCTTTTGAAGTCTCCGTCATGCAGT AATGACCCAGTTGATGTAGCCTCGGATGCTGATGAGAGCATGAATGGGAATTCTCCATCAAGTCCTACTTCTGAAATTGCAGATGATGGAG tttcattAAATGGCTATGCATCAGATCATTGCTTTGGCAGTATGGAAATG GATGACATATATATGGAGGTCGTGCTTTGTCCTGATTATGTTATATATCGAGATATTTATTGTACAGCCCCCCTGTTAACTTTTTCACGCAGTTGCATCAAAATCAGTGGTTCAACTCCACGAGAAAATGAAGGAACCTTTGAATTTGAATGTGGAGTTGACGATCTTATTGATATTGGGTGCCAATGGATGCGAAGA GTTGACAATGTCACTATAAAGCTCCGTGTAATAGCGAAGGATGTTGCTCAAACTAATAATGTATGTAGCACTTCAG GCATTGAGGAGTTAAAGATTGCAGTTGTTGACCCTAATTGGTCCCACAAGCAGGAACTGATCACCTCTATGAATGTAAAGTACATGGCTGTATGGAATGTCATGGTTGA taCGGACCTGGGAATGGATGGGGATGAATTACATGGACAGAGGCGTTATTTTCCAAA TTTTGATCAGCCTTTTGAAGATGTTGTCTATCCAAAAGGGGACCCTGATGCTGTTTCCATCAGTAAGAGAGATGTTGATCTATTACAACCGGAAACATTCATAAATGATACAATCATTGATTTTTACATCAA GTATTTGAAGAATCGGATTCAACCTGAGGATAAACACCATTTCcacttttttaatagttttttctTTCGGAAGCTGGCTGACATGGACAAAGATCCAACTAGTGCTTCTGACGGTAGGGCTGCTTTTCTACGTGTTCGTAAATGGACGAGGAAAGTTGATATATTTGAGAAAGATTACATATTCATTCCTATAAACTTCAA TCTACATTGGAGCCTAATAGTCATATGTCATCCTGGTGAAGTGGCTAGATTAGAGG ATGAAGATTTGGAAAAGTCGCCTAAAATATCATGTATATTGCATATGGATTCTATCAAAGGAAGTCATACGGGTATAAAAAATCTTATTCAAAG TTATTTGTGGGAAGAGTGGAAAGAGAGGCAAAAAGAGACACGGGAAGATATCTCATCCAAATTCCTCAACCTGCGGTTTGTCTCACTTGAG cTGCCACAGCAGGAGAATTCATTTGATTGTGGTCTGTTTTTGCTCCACTATCTGGAGCTCTTTTTGGCTGAAGCTCCTGATAATTTCAGtccattcaaaataataaatcccTCCAAGTTT CTTAATGTGAATTGGTTTTCGCCTGCTGAGGCTTCCCTCAAGCGTACTCTTATCCAGAGGTTAATATTTGGACTCCTTAAAAGTTCTCCCGAAGTCTCTTCAGCTGCTTGCAGCGATGAAGAAGCACCCCCTGAATTTCCAGTGAACAATAAGAATGAAACTTGTCTGGAGTTTCTTTCCGGGAGAGGCAGTCCTTCAATTGATCACCAAGACAATATTTCTAGTTGTCAAGCTCAACCGGGTCTTGAAATGACTCTACTATCAGCATCTTCTATGAGTTCCCAGTGTGTTAACAACTCAGGCTTGGTACTCAAAGAGTTCCTTGAGTCAGGAGCCACTGCAGGATCCTTACTCGGACAATATTCATCTTTTGACCATCCATCATCTTATTACCGACTCAACAGTGCTATATCACCATCAGAG GATGATGCCGAAAACAGTGACCGCTTTGTGTATTTGCCTTCCGGTGATGGTGGCTTTCAGCAAATAGTTGGCATGACACCCCAAGCACATGGTGTTCCATATTCATCAAAAGCTTTTAGAGGTGAAACTTCTTATAGCTTGGGGATCTCTGTGCAAGAAGAGCACGACAATCTTGAATCATCCTCGGAAACATCAAACTGCAGCTCTGATGATTCAGATGTAGGGATCATTGAAAATCTCCCAGTTGGAGAAGATGTGGGTACCAGTcagaaagaagaaacaaatgAAGGAAGACCTCCATCAACAGATAACATGGAGTGTTTGACAGAAAGCCTTGTTTCTGCAGCTAGCATGTTGCTGGACGCCTCTGCTGTTGAAGGTTTCCAAGACCCTGATAAGATGTGTGACGGTAATGGGGATAGTGATCAGGTGCCCACCAATCAAGAAAATCCCGTCCCTGGGCTTCTAGATTCTGATATTATAGATAATAGGGAGGTTGCTTGTGATAATGTGCCGATGAATGCTGATGATCAGGTTGCAGAGTCATGTGGGCAACGAGCTGCAAAAAGGCCGCGGCTTACaccacctgaggatgcttgtgAAAATGCACCAATGACTGGTGATGATCAGGTTGCATAA
- the LOC122316868 gene encoding O-fucosyltransferase 31-like isoform X1, producing MELYFSGSQRAAIAGLFMVLLPVFLPNLFRPLGRASPSMFSEWNAPKPRHLDLLEGALIGQTSVRQQNKLWSPLPNQGWKPCAETTNVPSVPEKTRGYIQVFLDGGLNQQKMGICDAVAVAKILNATLVIPHLEVNPVWKDSSSFTEIFDVDHFIDVLRDEVSIVKELPSELSWSTREYYATGIRATRIKTAPVHASANWYLDNVLPILQSYGIAAIAPFSHRLTFDNVPTSIQRLRCKVNFHALAFVPHIRELGDALVNRLLNKNQVAYQLEERDRIGKGKARKFVVLHLRFDKDMAAHSACDFGGGKAEKLALAKYRQVLWQGRVLNSQFTDEKLRNQGRCPLTPEEIGLLLAALGFDNNTRLYLASHKVYGGEARISTLRQLFPLMEDKKSLSSVEERTKVEGKASLLAAVDYYVSMQSDIFISASPGNMHNALVGHRAYLNMKIIRPNMALLGQLFLNKSMEWSEFQRAVVEGHKSRQGQIRLRKEKQSIYTYPAPDCMCQP from the exons ATGGAGCTCTACTTCAGCGGATCTCAGAGAGCTGCTATTGCTGGGCTATTCATGGTCCTTTTGCCAGTTTTCCTGCCCAATCTGTTCCGCCCGCTGGGCCGTGCCTCGCCTTCCATGTTCTCC GAGTGGAATGCTCCAAAACCTAGGCACTTGGATCTACTAGAGGGCGCTTTAATAGGCCAAACT TCAGTTCGACAACAGAATAAACTTTGGTCTCCCTTGCCCAACCAAGGATGGAAGCCTTGTGCTGAGACTACAAATGTACCAT CTGTGCCGGAAAAAACTCGAGGGTATATTCAGGTATTTCTTGATGGAGGATTGAACCAGCAGAAAATGGGG ATCTGTGATGCAGTTGCTGTTGCTAAAATCTTGAATGCAACCCTAGTGATTCCACATCTTGAAGTGAATCCTGTATGGAAAGATTCAag TTCATTCACAGAAATATTTGATGTTGACCACTTTATTGATGTCTTGCGCGATGAAGTTTCTATAGTGAAAGAGTTGCCCAGTGAATTATCTTGGAGCACGAGGGAGTACTATGCTACAGGCATTCGAGCTACCAGAATTAAGACAGCACCTGTTCATGCTTCTGCTAACTGGTATCTGGATAATGTCTTGCCCATATTGCAGAG TTATGGAATTGCTGCTATCGCCCCATTCTCTCACCGACTCACTTTTGACAACGTGCCCACAAGCATTCAGAGACTACGTTGTAAAGTCAACTTTCATGCACTAGCCTTTGTTCCTCATATCAGGGAATTGGGAGACGCCCTTGTCAATCGCCTCCTTAACAAAAACCAGGTTGCATACCAACTGGAGGAACGAGATCGAATTGGAAAAGGGAAAGCCAGGAAATTTGTTGTATTACATCTTCGTTTTGATAAG GATATGGCTGCTCATTCAGCTTGTGATTTTGGTGGGGGTAAAGCTGAGAAACTGGCTCTTGCAAAATACCGGCAGGTGCTTTGGCAAGGAAGGGTCCTGAACTCTCAGTTCACTGATGAGAAGTTGCGAAATCAGGGACGTTGCCCATTGACTCCAGAAGAGATTGGGTTGCTGCTGGCAGCTTTGGGCTTTGACAATAATACTCGGCTTTATCTTGCTTCCCACAAG gttTATGGTGGAGAGGCAAGGATCTCAACTTTGCGCCAATTATTTCCACTAATGGAAGATAAGAAGAGCCTTTCCTCGGTAGAGGAACGGACTAAAGTTGAAGGCAAGGCTTCTTTATTAGCTGCAGTTGATTATTATGTGAGCATGCAGAGTGACATTTTTATTTCTGCTTCTCCGGGAAATATGCACAATGCTTTG GTGGGACATCGAGCTTACCTGAACATGAAGATAATAAGACCAAACATGGCACTGTTGGGCCAGCTCTTTCTGAATAAAAGCATGGAGTGGTCAGAGTTCCAACGAGCAGTTGTGGAAGGCCACAAAAGTAGACAAGGGCAGATCAGGTTGAGAAAGGAGAAGcaatctatatatacatatcctGCTCCTGATTGCATGTGTCAACCTTAA
- the LOC122316868 gene encoding O-fucosyltransferase 31-like isoform X2 has protein sequence MELYFSGSQRAAIAGLFMVLLPVFLPNLFRPLGRASPSMFSEWNAPKPRHLDLLEGALIGQTVIRQQNKLWSPLPNQGWKPCAETTNVPSVPEKTRGYIQVFLDGGLNQQKMGICDAVAVAKILNATLVIPHLEVNPVWKDSSSFTEIFDVDHFIDVLRDEVSIVKELPSELSWSTREYYATGIRATRIKTAPVHASANWYLDNVLPILQSYGIAAIAPFSHRLTFDNVPTSIQRLRCKVNFHALAFVPHIRELGDALVNRLLNKNQVAYQLEERDRIGKGKARKFVVLHLRFDKDMAAHSACDFGGGKAEKLALAKYRQVLWQGRVLNSQFTDEKLRNQGRCPLTPEEIGLLLAALGFDNNTRLYLASHKVYGGEARISTLRQLFPLMEDKKSLSSVEERTKVEGKASLLAAVDYYVSMQSDIFISASPGNMHNALVGHRAYLNMKIIRPNMALLGQLFLNKSMEWSEFQRAVVEGHKSRQGQIRLRKEKQSIYTYPAPDCMCQP, from the exons ATGGAGCTCTACTTCAGCGGATCTCAGAGAGCTGCTATTGCTGGGCTATTCATGGTCCTTTTGCCAGTTTTCCTGCCCAATCTGTTCCGCCCGCTGGGCCGTGCCTCGCCTTCCATGTTCTCC GAGTGGAATGCTCCAAAACCTAGGCACTTGGATCTACTAGAGGGCGCTTTAATAGGCCAAACTGTGA TTCGACAACAGAATAAACTTTGGTCTCCCTTGCCCAACCAAGGATGGAAGCCTTGTGCTGAGACTACAAATGTACCAT CTGTGCCGGAAAAAACTCGAGGGTATATTCAGGTATTTCTTGATGGAGGATTGAACCAGCAGAAAATGGGG ATCTGTGATGCAGTTGCTGTTGCTAAAATCTTGAATGCAACCCTAGTGATTCCACATCTTGAAGTGAATCCTGTATGGAAAGATTCAag TTCATTCACAGAAATATTTGATGTTGACCACTTTATTGATGTCTTGCGCGATGAAGTTTCTATAGTGAAAGAGTTGCCCAGTGAATTATCTTGGAGCACGAGGGAGTACTATGCTACAGGCATTCGAGCTACCAGAATTAAGACAGCACCTGTTCATGCTTCTGCTAACTGGTATCTGGATAATGTCTTGCCCATATTGCAGAG TTATGGAATTGCTGCTATCGCCCCATTCTCTCACCGACTCACTTTTGACAACGTGCCCACAAGCATTCAGAGACTACGTTGTAAAGTCAACTTTCATGCACTAGCCTTTGTTCCTCATATCAGGGAATTGGGAGACGCCCTTGTCAATCGCCTCCTTAACAAAAACCAGGTTGCATACCAACTGGAGGAACGAGATCGAATTGGAAAAGGGAAAGCCAGGAAATTTGTTGTATTACATCTTCGTTTTGATAAG GATATGGCTGCTCATTCAGCTTGTGATTTTGGTGGGGGTAAAGCTGAGAAACTGGCTCTTGCAAAATACCGGCAGGTGCTTTGGCAAGGAAGGGTCCTGAACTCTCAGTTCACTGATGAGAAGTTGCGAAATCAGGGACGTTGCCCATTGACTCCAGAAGAGATTGGGTTGCTGCTGGCAGCTTTGGGCTTTGACAATAATACTCGGCTTTATCTTGCTTCCCACAAG gttTATGGTGGAGAGGCAAGGATCTCAACTTTGCGCCAATTATTTCCACTAATGGAAGATAAGAAGAGCCTTTCCTCGGTAGAGGAACGGACTAAAGTTGAAGGCAAGGCTTCTTTATTAGCTGCAGTTGATTATTATGTGAGCATGCAGAGTGACATTTTTATTTCTGCTTCTCCGGGAAATATGCACAATGCTTTG GTGGGACATCGAGCTTACCTGAACATGAAGATAATAAGACCAAACATGGCACTGTTGGGCCAGCTCTTTCTGAATAAAAGCATGGAGTGGTCAGAGTTCCAACGAGCAGTTGTGGAAGGCCACAAAAGTAGACAAGGGCAGATCAGGTTGAGAAAGGAGAAGcaatctatatatacatatcctGCTCCTGATTGCATGTGTCAACCTTAA